A genomic segment from uncultured Marinifilum sp. encodes:
- a CDS encoding polyprenol monophosphomannose synthase, giving the protein MTNRLVIIPTYNEKENIEAIIKKVFSLNTAFDILIIEDNSPDGTAQIVKKLQKEFTGLYIIERKGKLGLGTAYITGFKWALENKYEYIFEMDADFSHNPEDLVRLYDACTNKGGDMAIGSRYVSGVNVVNWPMGRVLMSYFASKYVRFVTGMKIHDATAGFKCYTRKVLETIDLDKIRFKGYAFQIEMKFTSWKYGFNIIEVPIIFTDRTEGTSKMSGGIFNEAVWGVIKMKLRSLFTKYER; this is encoded by the coding sequence GTGACAAACAGACTTGTAATAATACCAACATACAACGAAAAGGAAAATATTGAAGCTATTATAAAAAAAGTATTTTCACTGAATACAGCTTTTGATATTTTAATAATAGAAGACAATTCTCCTGACGGTACTGCTCAAATAGTAAAGAAATTACAAAAAGAATTTACTGGTCTTTATATTATAGAAAGAAAAGGAAAATTAGGTTTAGGAACTGCTTATATTACTGGTTTTAAATGGGCATTAGAAAACAAATATGAATATATTTTTGAAATGGATGCTGATTTCTCGCATAATCCGGAAGATTTAGTTCGTTTATATGATGCTTGCACCAATAAAGGTGGTGATATGGCCATAGGTTCGCGATATGTTTCTGGAGTAAATGTTGTAAATTGGCCTATGGGTAGAGTATTGATGTCGTATTTTGCATCGAAATATGTGCGTTTTGTGACAGGAATGAAAATTCATGATGCAACTGCAGGGTTTAAATGCTACACAAGAAAAGTTTTGGAGACTATTGATTTGGACAAGATTAGATTTAAAGGATATGCATTCCAAATTGAAATGAAATTTACGAGCTGGAAATATGGATTTAATATTATTGAAGTACCAATTATTTTTACAGACAGAACCGAAGGAACTTCGAAAATGAGTGGTGGAATTTTTAACGAAGCCGTTTGGGGAGTTATAAAAATGAAGCTTAGAAGTTTATTTACAAAATACGAAAGATAG
- a CDS encoding dihydroorotase gives MSTYLIKNALIINEGKKFAGSILVKDQLIADIYTTPPEVTDANCKIIDAGGKLLIPGVIDDQVHFRDPGMPQKGDLYTESKAAVAGGTTSFMDMPNVKPQTITQELLTERYELGAKKSLANYSFYMGATNTNLEEILKTDPKNVCGIKIFMGSSTGNMLVDDIETLSQIFEKAPLLIATHCEDSPTIDKNTAEYLKKYGKDIPMEYHGKIRSAEACYKSSSKAIELAKKYNTRLHILHLSTGVEMDLFDNSIPAKEKRITSEVCIHHLWFNDKDYLEKGSRIRWNPAIKTKKDQEKLWEALLDDRLDVIATDHAPHTEEEKDGNYLNAAGGGPLVQHSLVAMMEQARMGKIKMEKVVEKMCHTPAEIFQVEKRGFIRKGYFADLVLLSEDDWTATKENTLYKCGWTPFDGQKFQYKVEKTFVNGHLAYDKGKFNESNKGMRLTFER, from the coding sequence ATGTCGACTTACCTGATTAAAAATGCCTTGATTATAAATGAAGGCAAAAAATTCGCCGGAAGTATTCTGGTAAAGGATCAATTAATTGCAGATATATATACTACGCCTCCAGAAGTGACGGATGCTAATTGCAAAATAATTGATGCCGGTGGAAAGTTACTAATTCCTGGTGTGATTGATGATCAGGTTCATTTTCGTGATCCGGGGATGCCACAAAAGGGAGATTTGTATACTGAATCGAAAGCTGCTGTAGCTGGAGGAACCACTTCGTTTATGGATATGCCGAATGTAAAACCACAAACCATTACTCAAGAGTTACTTACTGAAAGATACGAATTAGGTGCTAAAAAATCTTTGGCAAATTATTCTTTCTATATGGGAGCCACCAATACTAATTTGGAGGAAATTTTAAAAACTGATCCTAAAAATGTTTGTGGAATTAAGATTTTTATGGGCTCGTCGACTGGAAACATGTTGGTAGATGATATTGAAACTTTATCGCAGATTTTTGAAAAAGCACCTTTGTTAATTGCTACCCATTGTGAGGATAGCCCCACAATTGATAAAAATACGGCTGAGTATTTAAAAAAGTATGGCAAAGATATCCCAATGGAATATCATGGAAAAATTAGAAGTGCCGAAGCTTGTTATAAATCATCGTCTAAAGCGATAGAATTGGCTAAAAAGTACAATACAAGATTGCACATTTTACATTTATCGACTGGAGTAGAAATGGATTTATTTGACAATTCGATTCCTGCAAAAGAAAAAAGAATTACATCTGAAGTATGTATTCACCATTTGTGGTTTAATGATAAGGATTACCTTGAAAAAGGATCGAGAATTCGCTGGAACCCTGCCATTAAAACTAAGAAAGATCAGGAAAAACTTTGGGAGGCTTTATTAGATGATAGATTAGATGTGATTGCAACAGATCACGCTCCACATACCGAAGAAGAAAAGGATGGCAATTATTTGAATGCCGCAGGTGGAGGTCCTTTGGTACAACACTCATTGGTTGCTATGATGGAACAGGCACGCATGGGTAAAATAAAAATGGAAAAAGTTGTTGAAAAAATGTGTCACACTCCTGCAGAAATTTTCCAAGTTGAAAAACGTGGCTTTATCCGTAAAGGATATTTTGCCGATTTGGTTCTTTTAAGTGAAGACGATTGGACTGCCACAAAAGAAAATACTTTATATAAATGCGGCTGGACTCCTTTCGATGGTCAGAAATTCCAATATAAGGTTGAAAAAACTTTTGTGAACGGACATTTGGCCTACGATAAGGGTAAATTTAATGAGAGCAATAAGGGTATGAGGTTAACTTTTGAGAGATAG